CGCATTACCCCACGGCCGTTGTCCACCGCGTGGGGCCGTGTTGTACGACCACGCGGCTGACCCCACTTTCCCGGCCACTACTGGCACCGGGAATTGCACCGGATGTGCACCGGCAACCATTCCAGGATAGGGAGTCGGTGCCCATCGGGCCAGTGTTGGCCCGGCCACGGCCGTGCGCGCCTCGCCGTTGCTCGCACCGGCAGAGTGCGCCGCCCAAATCACCGGCCAATCAGGCCGGTAACGGCCGAAAAGGGTTGATACAGAACAGATCTGCAGCATATTCGAGTGTCCGGAAGTAGCCGTTGCGCGCCGCCTCATCAGCTCAGTGTCACAGTGACGTAATTACATGGTGTGGCGGGTCGGGCCCGTTCAGTCCTGCTTTTCGGTCATCAGGTCGATGATCCGCTGCAGATCATCGACGGATCCGAACTCGACGACAATCTTGCCCTTGCGTTTGCCGAGGGCGACCGTGACCCGGGTGTCAAAGGCATTCGACAGCCGCTCAGCAACATCCTGCAACCCGGGCATCTGTATCGGTTTGCGTCTCGGTGGTGCGGGAGTTGCGCCGTCGCCCCGGTTTGCCAGGGTGACCGCTTCCTCGGTGGCCCGCACCGATAGGCCCTCCGCAACGATCCGGCTCGCCAGTTCCTCCTGCGCGTCCGGACCGGACTCCAGCGATAGCAACGCGCGCGCGTGCCCCGCGGACAACACTCCCGCGGCGACTCGCCGCTGTACCGGGATGGGCAGCTTGAGCAACCGGATCATGTTGGTGATCAATGGTCGCGACCGGCCGATGCGGGCGGCCAGTTCGTCGTGGGTGACGCCGAACTCGTCCAGCAATTGCTGGTACGCCGCCGCTTCTTCCAAGGGGTTCAGTTGTACGCGATGAATGTTTTCCAGCAGGGCGTCGCGCAATAAATTGTCGTCGCCCGTTTCGCGCACGATGGCGGGTAGCGTCGCCAGGCCGGCCGCTTGAGCGGCCCGCCACCGCCGCTCCCCCATCACAATCTGGTAGTGCGCGCCACTCTGTGCGGCCGGCACCGCACGCACCACGATCGGTTGCAACAAGCCGAACTCGCGGATCGAGTGCACCAGTTCGGCGAGGGCTTCGTCGTCGAACACCTGTCGGGGCTGACGGGGATTGGGCTCGATGTCCGACGGCGCGATCTCGCGGTATACCGCACCCATCGAGGCGGCGTCGGGCAACGGGCCACCGATCACGACGTCGGCGGCCGCGGACCCCATCCGCGGCCCGAATGACGACGAGCCGGATTCGCCCTCGGCCGGGCCGGTTGGGATCAGGGATGCCAGGCCGCGACCGAGGCCGCCTTTCCGGCGCGATGGGTTCGTCATTCGTCATTCCCTCCCGGCTGGTCGATCGCGCTGCGCGAGTTCTCGGCTGGCATCTAGGTAGCTCATCGCCCCGCGCGAACCGGGATCGTAATCGATGATTGTCATGCTGTAGCCCGGCGCCTCGGAAACCTTGACGCTCCGGGGGATCACCGTTCGCAGCACCTTGTCGCCGAAGTACCGGCGCACCTCCTCAGCCACCTGATCGGCGAGCTTGGTCCGACCGTCGTACATGGTGAGGATGACGGTGGTGACGTCGAGCCGCGGATTAAGGTGGGCCTTCACCATCTCGATGTTGCGCATCAGCTGTGACACACCTTCGAGCGCGTAGTACTCGCACTGGATCGGGATCAGCACCTCGGGGGCGGCGACGAGTGCATTGATGGTGAGCAATCCCAGTGACGGTGGGCAGTCGACGAAGACGTAGTCGAAGTCGAACTCGTCCAGCTCCGCCAGAGCATTGCGCAACCTGTTCTCGCGCGCCACCATACTGACCAATTCGATCTCTGCCCCGGCCAGGTCGATGGTGGCCGGCACGCAGAAAAGGCGTTCGCTGTGCGGACTGCGTCGCAACGCTTCCCGTAACGGCACCTCCCCGATAAGCACTTCGTAGGAGGAAGGCGTGCCGGACTGGCGGTCGGTGATCCCGAGGGCGGTGCTGGCGTTGCCCTGGGGGTCGAGGTCGATGACAAGAGTCTTGAGCCCCTGGACGGCAAGGGCGGCGGCCAGGTTGACCGCCGTCGTAGTCTTGCCCACGCCGCCCTTCTGGTTGGCGACGGTGAATACCCTGCGCTGGCGCGGTCGCGGCAAGGGATCGTAGGTGGTGTGCAAGACGCGCATCGCGCGCTCGGCAGCGGCGCCGATCGGAGTGTCATATTCGGTCGATGTTTCACGTGAAACATTCACGGTGGGATTGTGCGCCTCAGCTGACGGCGCCGCCACCCCGGGGGTTCTCTCGTCCACCCCGACTCCTGATACCTCCGTGCGAGGACCAGTCGGCGCCGCTGTGACAGGTTGTGGCGCCACCTCGTTACGAACCGGTGCCGCAGGGGGCTGGTTGGTGTTCCGACCGAACCTCATGTCGTTTCCCTTTTCGGTGACTTCTTCTGTCGGACGTACGGTCCCCGCCTTGCCACCACCGCGGTAGTGGGCTGAGGCAACAGGCGCGCACCGCATGTCACCACCCTGGCATCGACCGCACCGAGTACTTCCATCACACGCCGGTGCTCCCGGACTTCATCGCCGGCGCGCTCCCCTTTGATCGCAACCATCAGACCGTCTTGCCTCAGCAACGGCATACTCCATTTCGTCAATTTGTCCAACGCCGCGACCGCACGCGATACCACCGCATCGCTGCCGCCCCAGCGCTTTCGGATCCCTGGTTCCTCGGCCCGGCCACGCGTCACCTCGACAGGCAGCCCGAGCGCGGTGACCACCTCGTGGAGAAACTCGCTGCGCCGCAGCATTGGTTCGACGAGAACCACGCATAGGTCCGGTCGGGCAATTGCCAGGGGCAGACCCGGAAGGCCGGCACCGCTACCGATGTCCACGACGCGTATGTCCGGCTTGAGGAGTTCCCCGATCACGGCGCTGTTCAGCAGATGCCGCTCCCACAGCCGGTCGACTTCACGAGGACCGAGCAGGCCGCGTTCCACTCCGGCGGTCGCCAGGATGTCCGCGTAGCGCCGTGCCAGGTCGATTCGCTCACCAAAGATCGCTGTCGCGGGTTCCGCCGACGCGCACTCCCGATCCGAGTGGAGTTCCGTCCGTCGGTGCGGATCGACATGTTTCACGTGAAACATTCCTCCGCTCTCAGTCCTCGCACCCAGACCACGCCGTCCTGCCAACCGGTGCCGTCCGAACTACAGCCCTGTAACTCCTACGGGAGTCGCGGTCCGGTCACGGTTAGCAGTCAAGTCAGTCACGCAGCACGACCACCCGGCGCGACGGCTCCACGCCCTCACTCTCGCTGTGCACTCCGGCAACCACGGCCACCGCGTCGTGCACGATCTTCCGCTCGAACGGAGTCATCGGCGACAGGGCTTCGCGCTCACCGGTCTCAGCCACTCGCCGGGCCACCTTGTCGCCAAGAGCGGCCAGCTCTTCACGGCGGCGGCGGCGCCAGCCCGCGATGTCCAGCATCAGCCTGCTTCGTACCCCGGTCTTCTGGTGTACCGCCAGCCGAGTCAACTCTTGCAGCGCGTCGAGAACCTCTCCCCCACGGCCGACCAATTTGTTCAGATCGTCGCTGCCGTCAATACTGACGACCGCTCGATTGCCCTCGACGTCCAAATCGATGTCGCCGTCGAAGTCCAGCAGATCCAACAGCTCTTCCAGGTAGTCGCCAGCGATCTCGCCCTCGGCGACCAACCGCTCCTCCAGATCGTCGTCCTCACCAACCGCCTCGGCCTTCTCGTCTTGGGCGTCGGTGTCGAGCTCGGTGGTCTCAGCTTCCGTCATCGGTTTCTTCCCCTCATCCACGGGTTGGTAGTCACGGCATCACGCCGCGAGGTCTTACTGGGTACTGCTTGAGCCGGCCCGCCCGCGGGCGGAAGCTCAGCAAGTCAGGCAGGCGCCCTAACGTTTGCGCTTCCTCGGTCGCGCTCCCGGCCGCGGTGCTCGGCCCGGGCCGCTACTGTTACGGCCGCTCGAATTCGGTTTGGTGGGCTGGCTTGGAGCGGACTCCGCTGCATCGCCGGATCCCGAATCCGCAGAGTCGCCCTCCGCCGGCGGATCACCTTCGGCGACCGGCGCGCTCTTGGCCGACCTGATCGGCTTGGCGCCCGGCGCAGGAGCATTGGCCGCCCTGCGTTCAAGCACTTCCTGCTTTTTGGCCTCGTCCTCTTTCTCGATCATCCCGAACACGTAGTGCTGCTGACCGAAAGTCCAGATGTTGTTCGAGAACCAGTACAGGATGATGGCCAGTGGCATCGGGAAGAAAATCGGCCCGACCAAAACCCCGAGCGGAAACACGTACAGGGCAAGCTTGTTCATCATCGCCGTCTGAGGGTTCGCGGCCGCCTCCGCGCTCTGGCGAGCCACGGATGCCCGACTGTTCAGGTAGGTGGCGATGCCCGCCAGGATCATCACCGGCAGGCTCACCGCAACCAACATGCCTCGGTCGAAGTGACTGAACGCGTCCAATCCAGTGGTCTGTCTA
The nucleotide sequence above comes from Mycobacterium vicinigordonae. Encoded proteins:
- a CDS encoding ParB/RepB/Spo0J family partition protein — its product is MTNPSRRKGGLGRGLASLIPTGPAEGESGSSSFGPRMGSAAADVVIGGPLPDAASMGAVYREIAPSDIEPNPRQPRQVFDDEALAELVHSIREFGLLQPIVVRAVPAAQSGAHYQIVMGERRWRAAQAAGLATLPAIVRETGDDNLLRDALLENIHRVQLNPLEEAAAYQQLLDEFGVTHDELAARIGRSRPLITNMIRLLKLPIPVQRRVAAGVLSAGHARALLSLESGPDAQEELASRIVAEGLSVRATEEAVTLANRGDGATPAPPRRKPIQMPGLQDVAERLSNAFDTRVTVALGKRKGKIVVEFGSVDDLQRIIDLMTEKQD
- a CDS encoding AAA family ATPase; the encoded protein is MRFGRNTNQPPAAPVRNEVAPQPVTAAPTGPRTEVSGVGVDERTPGVAAPSAEAHNPTVNVSRETSTEYDTPIGAAAERAMRVLHTTYDPLPRPRQRRVFTVANQKGGVGKTTTAVNLAAALAVQGLKTLVIDLDPQGNASTALGITDRQSGTPSSYEVLIGEVPLREALRRSPHSERLFCVPATIDLAGAEIELVSMVARENRLRNALAELDEFDFDYVFVDCPPSLGLLTINALVAAPEVLIPIQCEYYALEGVSQLMRNIEMVKAHLNPRLDVTTVILTMYDGRTKLADQVAEEVRRYFGDKVLRTVIPRSVKVSEAPGYSMTIIDYDPGSRGAMSYLDASRELAQRDRPAGRE
- the rsmG gene encoding 16S rRNA (guanine(527)-N(7))-methyltransferase RsmG, which produces MFHVKHVDPHRRTELHSDRECASAEPATAIFGERIDLARRYADILATAGVERGLLGPREVDRLWERHLLNSAVIGELLKPDIRVVDIGSGAGLPGLPLAIARPDLCVVLVEPMLRRSEFLHEVVTALGLPVEVTRGRAEEPGIRKRWGGSDAVVSRAVAALDKLTKWSMPLLRQDGLMVAIKGERAGDEVREHRRVMEVLGAVDARVVTCGARLLPQPTTAVVARRGPYVRQKKSPKRETT
- a CDS encoding protein jag translates to MTEAETTELDTDAQDEKAEAVGEDDDLEERLVAEGEIAGDYLEELLDLLDFDGDIDLDVEGNRAVVSIDGSDDLNKLVGRGGEVLDALQELTRLAVHQKTGVRSRLMLDIAGWRRRRREELAALGDKVARRVAETGEREALSPMTPFERKIVHDAVAVVAGVHSESEGVEPSRRVVVLRD
- the yidC gene encoding membrane protein insertase YidC, with the protein product MNRLFDFFSLDFVYYPVSAIMWVWYKAFAFLLGPQNFFAWALSVMFLVFTLRALLYKPFVKQIRTTRQMQELQPQIKALQKKYGKDRQRMAIEMQKLQREHGFNPVLGCLPMLAQLPVFIGLYHVLMSFNRTQSGIGRMGLSVEQNRSLGNYVFSAKDVGNFLDANLFGAPIGAAIRQTTGLDAFSHFDRGMLVAVSLPVMILAGIATYLNSRASVARQSAEAAANPQTAMMNKLALYVFPLGVLVGPIFFPMPLAIILYWFSNNIWTFGQQHYVFGMIEKEDEAKKQEVLERRAANAPAPGAKPIRSAKSAPVAEGDPPAEGDSADSGSGDAAESAPSQPTKPNSSGRNSSGPGRAPRPGARPRKRKR